The sequence below is a genomic window from Pirellulales bacterium.
ATCCAGGGGCGCCGATCCTGCGGATAGACCAGATGATTTTGCAGCGGATTCGTCGCCATCTCGGCTGTCGCGAATCCTTCGCCCGTGTGATACGGCAATGTTCCGCTCATACGCTTGATCTCGCTCGTTAAATCGATCGCATGAATCTGCGTTTCGGATACCCGAGCAAACGTAGATTGCGGCTAGAATCGTGATTGAGCCCAATGCTTAGAAGCACCGGCTTTTCGGTGGCGCAATGCGCATTTCCGGCGCAATCGTCGCAGGAAAACCGGTTGCCGCTGCTGGTATTGCGGCTACGGCAATGGCTTTTCAAAACGTGCCGTCACAGGATCGAGCGACGATTAACGGTCGCTCAAGGCGCCTCGCGGCCGATACAGTAGACGTGCTCGGCGGTGCGGATCAGGAGTTTCCCCTGCGCGATCGCTGGCGTCGCGATGCACAACTCGTCGAGCGAATTGGTGTGGTCGATCGTGAACTCGCGACCGACCGGCATCACGTACGTATCTCCCGCTTCGCTCAAGAAGAAAATCTTTCCGTTATAGGCCCAGGGTGAGGCCGTGAAACTGGCCCCTTGCGGAAAGCGGGTGCGGCTGAAAACTTGCTCGCCGGTCGCGGCGTCATTGCACGTGACCATCCCGAGATCGAGCAGCGTGTAGTACAGCCCGCCATAAACAATTGGCGACGTGTTATAGGGCCCCATCTTTTCCAGCGACCACTTGATATAGTCGTTTGACGTCTGCCCTTCACCGAGCGTAATGTCGCCGTTGGCCCCCGGCTTGATCGCGTATACCGGGCGGTTCTTGTCTTGAAAGTACCCGCTGGTGATATAGAGCAGCCCATCGACGACAAACGGCGAAGGGATCGTCAGCGACGACATATGCCCGTCGAAGTGCCAAAGCAGCTCACCTGCCGTGTTGTACGAACGATTCTCCTTCCGCCCGGTGGCTACGATTTCGGTTGTGTCCCCGTGATGCCAGGCCAGCGGTGTTCCCCAGGTGCTTTGCTCATCGCGAGAAGTCTTCCAGAGCAGCTTGCCGGTCGCGCCGTCGACGGCGGCAATGTAAGAATCCTCGCTGTTGTCATAAACAAAGACGACCTGGTTTCCGACGACGATCGGCGACGCAGCCGCCCCATAGGCGAGCATCGACTTCTTCGGCGCGATGTCGTACGTCCACAAGTGATTGCCGTCGAAGTCGTAGCAATACAGCCCCAGGTCGCCGAACAGGACATACAGGCGCTGCCCGTCGGTCGTAGGCGTTTCGGCCGCGTACGTATTCTTGGGATGGCGCGGGACGACTGGTTTCCCTTCATGAGCATCTTTCTTCCATAGCACCTCGCCGGTCTTGAAATCGAGACAATACACCCTCCAGTGATGAATCGAATCAGGAGGCTCGCCACGACCAAGGCCCAGATACAAACCGCGTTTCGGTGCTTCGTACTCATCGTCGCTGTCGACCGCCGATATGAACACCCGATCCTGCCAGACGATTGGGCTTCCCCATCCACGACCAGGAATGCGCGCCTTCCAGCGAACATTTTTTTCCTGGTCCCACGTATCGGGTAGGCGTGGATCGTCCGCCACCACGCCCGTCCCGTCAGGACCGCGAAAGCGGGTCCAATTCTCTTGCCCCTGCGCGATGGTATTCCCAAACCACAGGACCAACGACCAGCAAATCACGAGGACGTCAGCACGGCGAAGCATGGTGGAACTCGCGGCGAGAATGGTGATCCCCTCGAATGATATAAAGGATTGTCGCAGATCGCTTACCACCGAACCAGCAACTGCGGAATTCGCGACGTAACTGCTCGGGCGCCTTGCCGGACAAGGACTTGCGTCTTCGAAAAGCTCTCTGGACGATCCGACTCGCACAGCAGACAATGCGTGCCTAATTCATGTTGTCCGCGACCCGCTAGCTTATTAGCGGTTCGTGGGTATCTTGATGGTGTCGATTTCGCCCAGTCCTCGAGGTTTGCCCAGCGAAGGGGGCAGACCTTAAACGGCAAGGCGGACGAAAGAGGCGCCGCGAGCTTACTGTTTCTCTCGCTCTTATTCTCATTCCTCGTTTCGCGCTGCGAGCATTTCGATGTGGGACGCCTGGAGCGCCCTTCCGCTCGGACACCAACTCGCGTTTCTCCTTGCGCTGGCGATTGCCTTCGGCTTTGAGTTCATCAACGGTTTTCACGACACCGCCAACGCCGTGACCACCGTCATCTATACCGGCACATTGCGGCCCACGCCCGCCGTGCTCTTCTCGGGCTTTTGCAACTTTCTCGGCGTATTGCTCGGCGGTACGGCAGTCGCGTTTGCGATCGTGAACCTGCTGCCCGTGGATTTACTGATCGAAAGCTCGTCGGTCCGCTCGATCGTAATGGTCTTGTCGCTGCTGCTGGCAGGCATGATCTGGAACCTGGGGACCTGGTGGTACGGATTGCCGGTTTCGAGTTCGCACACGTTGATCGGTTCGATCCTCGGCGTCGGTTTGGCCGATAGCCTGGTGCAGCGCGGCAACATGACCGGCATCAACTGGGCCAAGGCCGCAGACGTGGGAATGTCGCTGTTGATTTCGCCCGCCATCGGTTTCGCGGCGGCGGCCATCTTGCTGCTCGTCATGAAACGAGTGTTTACGAATCCGAACCTGTATCACCCGCCCGGCGAAGGAGATAGCCCTCCGAACTGGATCCGCGGCGTGCTGCTGGCCACATGTGGCGGCGTCAGCTTCGCCCACGGTTCGAACGACGGTCAAAAGGGGATGGGGCTGATCCTGTTGGCCCTGATTGGATTTTTGCCCACCTACTATTCGCTGAACGTTCACGACGCCGGCCTGGCCGGGAGTCTGCGCGACGCTGCGATCGCCATCGATAGCATCGTTGAAAGCGAAGCGCCGACCGTAGCCGACAAGGTACGGCCCGACATGCAGACCATCGCCACTGTGCTGGCCGGCAAAGACTCGTTGGCCGATGTTTCGCGAGAAGACCGCTGGCACGTGCGCCAGGCGATTTTTCGCTTTAGATATACGCTGGCCAATTCGAAGTTGACGCCGGAAACGCATCAGGCTTTGAAGGAACACCATCGCGAATTTACACGTGCCATCGAGTACGTCCCGTTCTGGGTCGTTGTCGGTGTGGCCCTGGCATTGGGCATTGGCACGACGATCGGCTACAAGCGCATCGTGGTGACCGTGGCCGAGAAAATCGGCAAGTCGCACCTGACTTATGCCCAAGGGGCCGCGGCCGAAGTCGTCGCTGCCGCAACGATCGGCATGGCCGACGTCTTTCACCTGCCTGTAAGCACAACCCAGGTTCTTTCTTCCGGCATCGCCGGCACGATGTGGGCCAATCGCTCAGGTATTCAATCGCAGACGGTGAAGAAGATCGGCCTGGCCTGGGCGATGACCCTGCCGGCCGCGATCCTGTTGTCGGCTAGCCTGTTCACGCTCGGCGGCGCTTTGATCCCGGGCGCCCGGGCCAAGCCTGCGACACAGGCCAGCGAAATGCACGCGGCCTCGCACGCCGCCCCCGTGGCCCAGGCCGAATCGGGCGCGGCCCGCCGCTAATCCGTCGAAGTCCAGGTTCGCGACGAGTCATCCGAGTTCTAGCGCGGCTTCAGATACTTGTCGAAGAAGGCGAACATCGCCTCCTGGGCTCGCTTCGCATCCTCACCCTTGAAGCCGTGCCCTGCCCCGTCCAACTTCAAGAGTTCGGCCTCGACGTCCGCCGCGTGCAGCCGGTCGATCAGCCATTCGGCTTGCTCGAAGGCCACGTACTTGTCATCGGTGCCATGGATCGCCAGTGTCGGCGCCGCGTCCGGCGTGACCCAATACAGCGGGCTGGCTTGCAGATGCCGATGTCGGGCTGTTTGCAAGTCCCCTCCGAGAAACAGCGGCAAGACCTCGGCCGCGTCCACGCTCTTGCCGTAAGACTTTGTAAAGTCGCTTGGGCCGTAAACGTCGACGACACAATTCACCGCGCTCGATTGATCCAGATTGCCCCCCTCCATACCGTCCAGCTTCTTAACTTCGCCCGTCAAGCCGAGGAACAGTGCCAAGTGGCCGCCGGCCGAATCGCCCGTAGCGCCGATACGGGTCGGATCGATGCCATACTTGCCGGCATTGGCGCGCAGCCAACGGACGACCGCTTTCACGTCATGCACAGCGGCCGGAAACTGGTGCTTCGGCGCCAAGCGATACGTCGGCGTCACCGCCACATAGCCGCGCTCGGCCAATTTTACGCACAACGCGTCATGATGTTCGCGATTCCCGGCGCGAAAGCCTCCACCATGAATGCAAACGATCGCCGGCCGTACCCCCTGGCCATCTTTAGGGTGCGCCATGTCCAGCGACAGCGACTCTCCCTCAGGGCGCGAGTATTCGATGTTCGTCTCGAAAATGACGCTCTCGGGCACCTCCACCTTTGCCGGCGCAGCTTGAACAACAACTTGCGAAGCCCCACTGACGAAGAGAATAGCAAGCGCTACTAAGATCGAACGTCCGCATGGCATCGTGATATGTCCTTGGGTGTTTACTGGCGGGGAGATACGTGAGGGTCGCGCCTAGCGCCTCATTCTTATTGGCCAGATGCGCGCGTCAATGGGCTTACCGCGCGCCTTGCCGGTCGAGAGCTTCGCGCTCCGCGATCAACTGGCGTTCGGCTGCTCGCCAACGGCTGGTAAGCGACCCCCACAGACGCCATGTCGCCGGTGCGCGGCGGATCATGCCTTCCATCGCGATGCCGAAGGCCAGCGCCGCGGCACGCTGCGCCGCAGGATCGCGCGGATCGAGTTCCGACAGTGGCAACCTGGCGCCGAACTCGACGAGCACCCCCTCAGACTCGGGCGATTCCTGCCGCGCGACTAAAACAGGCACCACCGCGGCGCCAGTGCGCAAGGCCAAGGCGACGGGCGCACTGGCAATCTTCACAACGCCGCCTAATAGCGCCGAAGGAATGCCCGGCGTGCCTGGATAAAGAAAGTCGGCGTAAATGGCCACGCACTCGCCACGTGCCAATCGGGCGATCATCGGCCGTAGCGCCGCGGCGGTCGTGGGCAGAATTTCAACGCGGTCGCGTAAACCATCGAGCAACAGCGATGCCTGAGGCGCCGTGCGGTCCCCCAGATTCGCGACCGTGCTGACACCGATTCCGCGCCAAGCGGGATGTAAAAACCCGAAGCCTGGATGGCTTTGATGCACCGACAATAAGAGGACGCCTCGCCCCGCGTCGAGCGCGCTATGTAGATGCTCGTCACCCAGGATCGTCACCTGGTCAAACAGTTCGCTCGCTGTCACGTGGCGAAAGTCGAGCGTATCCGAAAGATTCACAAGCAGTTCTTGCGTGTGGCGCCGCAGTAGCTGCTCTCGATCGCGCGCAGCCCAAATGTAATCTAGACTCTTGGTTGATCCGCGCAGTCGCGATGCGTACCCGCCCCAATCGTTGTCGAACGTGGCGGCACCGGCCTCGATTAATAGGGCCCGCCGCTCGGCGGATGGTATCCCGCCGGCGGCGGCAACCCACGATTCATCGCTCAGCCACTCGTAGAGCAGCCGCGGCAGGCCATTCATGGCGTCGACACGAGGCAGTACTGCCAAGTCTGCCTCGAGTCGTTGGGCAAACGAGTTTCGATTCACCTGGCTTCCTCGCATCGCCGACAGCCCGGAAGGGAACGCAAGCCTACGCTCGTGATCATGCCGCGAGCCTGTTTGATCGTGGCCTACGAACCTTGGCAGAGCTTGAATATCCCTTCGTCATCAGCTTCATCATCATCCTTCTCGGTGATCTTAACGGCACTCATGCCATACGTGACGTCGCGGTGAAAGATGAGCTTCAATGTCTCTTCAATCACGTCGGGATGCGTATTCTGGATATCGGTTACCTCGTCGAAAAGTGCTTTCGGCAGCCTGATCTCGATTGTTGTCGAAGGATCAGCGGCCTTGGCCTTCGGCTTCGGTTTCTTCTTTTTCGCCATTCTTCATTCCTTTGTCAGAAGATGGTGGTTTCCTACGATGCCGCACGGCGAACGATTTGCGCCGCGGCGATCGTGCAAAGTGTCTAGATTGCTGGCTCGCGTGTCAACAATTTTTGTCGACCGCGAATGGGGGGCACTAAATCTCTGCATTGCCACTAAGCGGCCGGCGGCCCCGTCTCGCCTAACAGATGCGCGGCTTCTTCGTAGAGTAAACGAACCTGCCGCAAGTGGCGCGGCGTCTGCGCCCACTCGACCCCTTGCGCGAACCATTGGCGCGCTTCATTCTGCCGACCAAGTTGCCAGAGCGCCATCGACAGATAGAACCAATCCCATGCCTCGCCCTTGCCGCCGGAGAGTTGCATGCTGCGCTCGAGTGCTTCGACCGTCGCCTGATATTGCGAATTGCGATAATACGCGATGCCCAGCGTGCTCCAAGCCATCGCGTCGCGCGGCCCTACTTCAGTCGCGCGCTTTGCCAAACGCAACGCCTCTTCTGGCTTGCGCACCTGCGGATCCGGATAAGTCGCCAGGAATTTCGCCGTTTGATTGCACAGTGCCAGGCTATCGGGAAAGTAATTCAGAGCGGCAAAATAAATCTCCGAGGCCTCGGCCGGCTGTTGCCCCACCTCGTACATCTCTCCCAGAGTCGACGCGACCAGCGCCCACTCCTCGCGGTATAACTTCGAATCGGGGTATTCGACCGTCAGACTTTTCAATAATTGCTCCGAACCGCGCATCTGCTCCATCGCCGCCTTTTCATTGCGCAGCGTGTAGCTGGCAATTCCCAAATAGTAGTAAAAGCCGGCCAGGTCCTGGCGAAATCCTGGGACGTCGGGCGCTTGCGCGACTAACTTCTCCCAGATCAGGCTCCCCTTGCGAACTAGCGCCAGCGCGGCAAGCGGATTCGACGGCGGCACCTCGGCACGGCGATTGTAGCGCGGTCCGCGAAAGAACCCGCCGATCCAGCTTGCGTATTGCCTGACGTCGGATCCCGATTCCATGACTTGCTCGACCAGGTCCAGCCCCTTCCGCAGCGATACCAGCGATTCGTCCGTACTTCCCATCGTCAGTTGCAATTGCGACAACCGTAGATACGCCGAGGCAACCTCGGCCTTGATTTGTGGGTCGCTGCCGTGGTCGCGCATGAATTCCTGGTAATAGCCGAGCGCCGATTCGAGCAACTCGCTACGCAATGGTTGCAGGCCCGCCTCGTCCAACAAAGTGCTCTCGCTGACCTGGGTCATGTAGTCGTCCACGGCGCGCCGTGCTCGGCGAAAGTTCTCCTCCGCGCGCAGTTGCTGACGCTCGGTTTCTTGCCGCTGCCGTGCCTCGCCGGCCAGCGCCTGTTGCGATTCGGTCCGCCGCTGCTCGGCTTCTTGGCGAGCCACGGTTTCCCCGTCGAGCGCCCGTCGTGTCCTCTCATAGGCCAGGGCCGAGATGACCGTTGTCATCAACATCGCGGTCACCGCGATCGTGGCCAGGCTGGCCACCATTGGATTGCGCCGCATCCAGCGCCAGGATCGTTCGGCCGTACTAACAGGTCGGGCGACGATCGGCCGGTCCTCGAGGAATCGTCGCAAATCCTCGGCCAACTCGCCGGCCGTCGCATAGCGACGCGATGGCTCCTTGGCCAAGGCCTTCAGTGCGATCGTCTCCAGATCACGCGGCAGCCGATCATTTAGCTTTCGCGGCGCGCGTGGTTCATCGAACAACACCTGGTGGATCAACATGCGCTTGTTGCCGCGAAACGGCAGCTCGCCCGTCAGCAGTTGGTAGAGGATGACACCCAGCGAATAGACGTCGCTGCGACCGTCGACCAGGTGCGCCTCGCCGCGCGCTTGCTCGGGGGACATGTAGGCCGGAGTACCCAACACCCGACCATCAATCGTCACCGTGATCTCGGCTGACTCTTGCTTGGCCAGGCCGAAGTCGACCACATGCGGCATCCCTTGATGGTCGACCAGGATATTGTTCGGCTTCAAGTCGCGGTGTACGATGCCGCGCCGATGGGCATGGTCGAGCGCGTCGGCCACGACCGCGCACAACTCGGCCGCCTCGCGCGGATTCGGCCGATCGCTTTGAATCTGATCGGCCAGCGTGACGCCCGCGATGAAGTCACTGACGATGTAGATCAAGCCGTCGCTGCGCCCTACTTCGTACACGGTGACGATGTTCGGATGGCGCAGTTGTGCCACGGCCCGCGCTTCGCGCAGGAATTCCTCCTGATCGCGGATCGACGCGCCCTGGGCGCGCGGGATCTTGATCGCCACGATCCGGTTGAGCTCGGTATCCCGCGACTTCCAAACGGTTCCGAACCCGCCGACACCGACCGCTTCGAGCAGATCGAAGTGGGCCAGCCGATCGATCGAGCCGCGACCCCGGCTGGTGGTGCTGACGTCAGCCAACAAATTGAACGTGCTGCCACACTGTGGGCAGGTCACGTCAATAAAATCTGTTGCCTGACTAACGTCGATTGGCTTATGGCACTGCGGACAGCGAATCTGCATGAAAAACCCCCAGAGGAGGGTCATTATAAACAGCCCGGCGGCCCTCGTCGCGGGCAATCCCTTTGGCGAAAATGGCCCTCTCGCCGTGGGGACGAAAGCCTTGATCCGCGTGCTACAATGGCTGTTTCTCGCCGCCCAGAATGGCTTGGGCCGGCACGCCGCTTTCGACCCTAGCAACGCAGACGAATCCTCTTTACATGCCGCCGCTTACGCATCGCCACGGAGTTGCCCAGTACACCTGGGAGCATTACCAGACGGACTTTGCCGATCGCCACCTGTTGCATGGCGTGATCGCCAAATGGGCTCGCGAGCGCCCGGACGCTGTCGCGATTATCGAGGTCGACACCGGGCGTGAGTTCACGTACGCCCAGTTCGAGCAAACAATCACCGCGCTGTCGATGAAGCTGTGGCGAATGGGATTTCGACCCGGCGATTTCTTCGCGACCACACTGCCGCTATTGGCCGAGCATGTCTTCCTGGAATACGCCTGTTTCAAAATCGGCGTTATCCACGCGCCGCTCGACCTGCGGCTCAAAGCGCCCGAAGTCGTGCGCTCGCTGGAATTGATTAAAGCCCGCGGCTTTGCCTTTTTGGGTCAGACGCCGGTGGCCGATTTTTCGCCCCTGGGTCAAGCGGTCCAGCAACACTGTCCATTCGTCAAACAACTGGTGCAGTTCGCGCCCCCCGCCGGAACGATTCCCGGCGCGACGTCAGCGTTGACTCTGGCAGCCGAGGCTGAAGCCGAAGCGCGCGCCGTAGCGGCCGATCCGCAAAGCTGGCCCGAACTTCCCGCGTACCTGGCCGCGGTCGCCGCGGTGCAGGAAACCGACGGCGCGCAAGTCATCTACACCACCGGATCGACCGGCTTTCCCAAACCGGCGCTACTGTCGCATCGCAATATCACGGTGCAGAACATGTGCCTGGCCGGCGGCTTCGACATGACGGACCATCCGCGCATGTTGGTCAATCTTCCCCCGTCCCACGTTGGCTGCCAGGCCGAGCAGTTGATGACCACGCTTTTCTCGGGGGGAACAGCCGTGGTGCTGCACATCTTCGACGCGGAAAAGACCTTGGCTGCGATTGAAAAATACCGCGTGGCCTGCTTCGGGCAGATCCCAGCCATGTTCGCCATACAATGGCGGCTGCCAAATTATGCCAAGTACGATCTCTCGTCGTTACGTTTTGCCCTCTACGGCGGACAGGCGGTCACCCGGCAGTTCCTCGAACAGTTGCAAACCATGGCGCCGCAATGCGGCACAGGGCTAGGCCTGTCGGAAATGGCCGGCTTCGTCACCTACAGCCCGCTGGGAGGCACGGTCGACGAGCTGTTGGCCGGCGTCGGCTTCGATATGCCGGTCACGCCGCTGTCAATTCGCAAGCCCATGAACGACGATGGCACGGCCGGCGACGAGCTTCCCGATGGCGAACCTGGCGAAATCTGCTTTAGCGGCCCGCAGGTTTTCATCAGCTACGTCAACAACGACGAAGCGTATCGGCACACCGTTTCCAGCGATGGTTTTTGCTACACCGGCGACCTCGGCTACAAGACCGAGAAGGGATTGGTCTTTGCCGGACGATCCAAACTGGTAATCAAGCCCAAGGGCTACCAGGTGCATCCGGCCCAGATCGAAGGGCATTTCGCCATGCTCAGCGACAAGGTCTCGGCCTGTGCCGCGGTCGGGCAACCGCACGAGATCTTCAGCGAGGCCATCGTCCTCTTCGTCGAAACGAAGGCCGAAAACCAGCTCAGCATCGCCGAGCTTGAAAAGCACGCCCGAGGTATCGCGGCCTACATGCGTCCCACGCACTACGAATTGCTGCCGCCGGCCGGCCTGCCACTTAACCGTGTGGCAAAAACGGATTACGTGCTATTACGCGAACGCGCCGCCGCGACGGTCGAAAAACTACGCGAAGCCGGTGGCTGGGATCGGTAGATCCGCCGCGCGTTAAAAAAGCGGTGAGCTACCGTGTATGTCGGTAGCTCACCGCTGAGGCTCGTAGTTTTCGGACTACTTCTTCTTGGCCTCGGGCAGCTCGGCCACTTCGACCTTGCGGATGCAAACCTTGCTTCCCGGATCGTGCTGCTGGAAGGCGAAATGCCCTTCCTTGAAGCTCTGGGCAAAGTCGAAGTACTCATACAGTTCGTCGCCGTTGACCGTGATCTTGATCTTGGTCACCGGGCGGCCGCGCCACGGCTCGTCCTTCACCTGGATATCGTAGGTGAACCAGGTATCCGGCTCGACCAGTCGCTTGTAAACATGGCAGAAGCCGTACAGCGATCCCGTGCGGATCGGGTCGTTGTGCGTGCTATCGATCTGCGCCTCGTAGCCGTCCATGAACGAGGGCTTGCGGGTCGTGCGGAAATAGAGCCCTGAGTTGCCCTTGTCGTTGATCTTGATTTCAGCGCGATAGCGGAAGTTCTTGTATGGGCCCTTGGTCGAGACCAGCATTGATGCCGGACCCGAACCGCAAATCGCCCCGTCCTTGACTTCCCACACGCTCGCGTCGCCGCCTACCTTTTCCCAGCCATCCAGGCTCTTACCGTCGAACAGCGCGACCCATTCCGGCTCGGCAGCTGTCGCGATCGTCGGCGCCTGTGAAATCATCAAGGTAACGGCCGCCATCGACAGCAAGCAAAACGCACATTTCATTGGTTGATTCCTCATCGTGATCGAACAGTAAAGTTGGTTGTCTTGCACAACGCGGGACTGCGAGCCACCTTACATCGAGTGTTCGGCACGTCAAGCGGGGCACCTCGCCTGGTCGCAGGAAAACAAGGCGCTCCGCGAAGCCATACACGGCAGCGAACGGGTGCCAGGGTTCCCATGCGGCGCTAGTGGCATGCCCTTTCTCTCGCACGGCGGGCGCTTTTTCGACCCGCTGCGGTTAGGATGACCGCACTCGATAAATCGCATCCTCTGCCCTTGCTGCCGGCACCATCCACTCCAGCAGCCGGCGAACAAATCATGCCCGAAATACCGCACGATACTGACCCACCGGAAAACGACAGCGCATCGATACCCCATGTCGTAACATCTGGCATGCGGCGTTTCGCCACACTGCCCGTCGCTCTCGCGATTGTCGCGATCTTACTGGCCGGGGGCGTCTGGCTGCGCGCCAATAGCCGACCCTGGTGGTGCGCCTGCGGTCAGCCGTTCCTATGGTCGGGCCAGGTTCAGAGCTCGCACAATTCACAGCACCTTTTCGACCCGTACAGCTTTACTCACATGCTGCACGGCGTGGTCTTCTTTTGGGTCTTGGCGTTATGCCTGCCCAGGCTCTCGGTGCCGTGGCGTTTTGTCGGCGCCGTGACGATCGAGACGCTCTGGGAGCTACTGGAGAACTCGAACATGGTCATCGAGCGCTACCGTACGGCCACGATGGCGCTCGGCTACGAAGGGGATTCAATCGGCAACTCGTTCGGCGACGTGCTGAGCTGTTCGCTCGGGTTCTTTCTGGCGCTGCGGCTGGGAGCATGGGGCTCGCTGGCCTTATTTCTCGCAACGGAGCTCACGCTCGTGCTCTGGATCCGCGATAGCTTGATCCTTAGCACCCTCATGCTGATTCATCCGCTCGAGTCTCTGAAAAACTGGCAGCAAGGAAGCTAAGGCCGATGGCTTCCCGGCCATGACTGGCTCTTGCATTTCGCACCCCGCACAGTCGATAATGGGGCTTGCCTGCCAGATACCCTACCTGCCTGTTTGAAAACCCGCGCGGTTGCGGCCCAATCACTCCCTCCCTCCGTGGGCCAAGTGATGCCTATTTATTTGCGTATAGCTCTCGTCGCGCTTCTGTGCAGCGTTACGGCGCGCGCAGCGAAGAGCGCTGATAACGTTCCTGCTGACCCAACCGTGACCGTGGTCCCAGTCGCTGCGCCGCTATTCGAATCTGACGTCCGCCCGATCTTGCGGACCCACTGTTTCGACTGCCACGGCGCTAACGATGAAAAGAAGGGGAACCTCGACCTCCGGCTGGTCCGTTTCCTCCTCGCCGGTGGAGACTCGGGCGCTGCGATCACGCCAGGCGATCCGGCAGGCAGCAATTTGCTCGCCCGGATTCGCGCCGGCGAAATGCCCCCGGGCGACGGCAAGCTGACGGCCAAGGAAATCGAAATTCTCGAACGCTGGATCGCGGCCGGCGCGAAAACCGCGCGCCCCGAGCCCGAGACGATTCCGCCCGGCGTCGGCATTTCGGTCGAAGAGCGTTCGTGGTGGGCCTTCCAACCACTGCGTCGCCCCGCGGTTCCAATATCGACCGATCCGCGCGTGCGAAATCCGATCGACGCGCTATTGCGCGCGGCGATGCCC
It includes:
- a CDS encoding DUF2585 family protein, producing the protein MPEIPHDTDPPENDSASIPHVVTSGMRRFATLPVALAIVAILLAGGVWLRANSRPWWCACGQPFLWSGQVQSSHNSQHLFDPYSFTHMLHGVVFFWVLALCLPRLSVPWRFVGAVTIETLWELLENSNMVIERYRTATMALGYEGDSIGNSFGDVLSCSLGFFLALRLGAWGSLALFLATELTLVLWIRDSLILSTLMLIHPLESLKNWQQGS